The genomic window tttaattttaattttgaaaaatgtaataatatatttgaaaagatTATATTCAAAGATATCTGAAAGAATGTGATCAATAACTTTTGCTTTTCGTGGTTTACTTTAcgttgtatatatatacatacatattcgCAATAAGAATACAAAACATAGAATATCAGAGGATAGAATATCAAAGATAAAATgctattaatcttttataatattataatgctaTTAATCTTTTTCctgattttttgaatttctaataaaaggaattggaatattatatataaaagttattattttgatatttaaataatataacttgttataaagatgattttatttttatttttttatatgcagaGTAAAATTTATCTTAGAGCATACCTTCAAAATGGTTGTGAGATAATACTCAGGTAACAAGCTGACGTTGTTTATCGTTAGCATTTGCTATCTAGGATGCGCAAGTGATATTTAAAGTGCGCGAgtacaagttttaatataatttttaataagtatttgcgttttattatacattgattataaatattataacttttcttctaatttattttaattaacagctAGTATAATTTCtgctacaaaatttataatcaattttttgttaatttaatattgatttataacaataaataataatttataaatgcgGTTTCAAGATACTTTTACGctccaataataatttataaatggcaatatttttttcttaatacttaGATATGAAATTCAAAGATTATTAATATCGTGCACACATGATCTTTTCTCAATATTCGATTACTAAATCtcgagaaataaaatttgaattgtgTTCAAATTCGGAGTCGATCTTCAGACAAGTTTCATTTAAATTCTTCACTAGACTGgtgattacatttattatctcatgaatattttaaatttactccTACATTTATTCGTTCAATTAAATCGTATATgataatggatttttttttaacagtaaaatggttaaatgtatgaaatttatttaatgtcgCATAGCCACTAGCCAGTCGACacagattattaattatattatatctatgtTGAAATTTCGCAttcaattatgtaaatataatataacaatatacgttatattacatttacattgaAGAGTgcgaaattttaacataaatatattgtaactgATGATTTGTGTCGCCTGggatatatatttaagtaatttgataaaaaaaagtaattagaaGAACAACAAATAATTAGTGAATCACTTATTTTACTGCAACTTTAATATGTGTATTTGCAGATCATGCGTTTTATAGTGCTATTGTTTATATGCAGCTTCATTTATCCTTGTTATGTCTCTTCTATAGGTAAGATAATATTTaacgataaaacaaaaattttattcttaaattttttttatgcatatttattttttgtttaaatttgtgaacaacgacataacaaaatataaatatgtttggaattatatcattttttacttgtatttcaaaataccaacaatataataaaaatattataaggaTTTCGACGCATCTCTAAAGTATCTCTAAAGAAGACGAAATGCGAAGACGGGTATTTTCAATGCAACAGTGGCGAGTGCATACCAGTCGACAAAAAATGTGATTACATTGATCACTGTATAGATGGATCAGATGAAGATTTTGAGTGCGACCACCTAGATGAAAAAGTAAGTATTATATAGCTCATATTATTTTTTGCCAGTCACgttcaaaatatttatctatttcaaaTTTGCGATATAATTTTTCAAGCTAAATATAGCTTctactttttacaattaaatcacGTTACGTTGCAATCATTTAccttaatattacaaaaatttctaattgCAAATCATGCGTCTAATCTTCATACTTTCTTTTCGTTGAAAGCAATCGAGTCCTTTATTTAGTATTAactaattcttttattaattaaaatgaccAGCATAGTTTTCTAACAGACGATTCTCGAGCTTTCAGCTGtagagttatttatttaaataactagATTTCTATTATGTAACAGCTCTGTTATATAACTTTTGCTTGAATGTCATATCAATGTCtgaacaaaatttaatcaaaaggaTAATGGCCAATATTCATAATTCGATTTTCTAGTCTTATACTTATACAGTTTGATTACGAACAGTCTTAAGAGTATATCCAACTAATAAAATGATCGTACAACATCTTAAGAGAATATTTAAGACAATGTACACGTGAAATACAgaacaatatattttgtttctgtTTTTTAGTCCTTTATCACATGCGCCAAAGACCAATTCAAATGTAAAAACCAAGAATGTATACCGGCAGCGAAGTACTGTGATATGGTGAATGATTGCCTGGATGAAAGTGATGAGCACGACGGCTGTGTGAAACACGTAAGAGAATTTTCGATTAAAAGAACTTTCGCAACGTAGCATTTACTATGGGAGGATTAGTcgaacataaataaaaaatatatatttaaaatatttataaaatacatattttgattttttaatttttaataagatcaGTCTCGGGAACACTTTTTAGACCAATCGtgtatttgcatttatttttccatttgcATAATTCTAATTATGAATAGAAATAAACTGACAATTTTGTTTTTGCTGCTACAGCTGAATTGTACCAACAAATTTCTGTGTACCGACGGACATTGCATAAATAAAGAATGGGTTTGCGACGACAGGAACGATTGTCCCGACGGCAACGACGAGTGGAATTGcagtaatttttagaaatatagtTTTAATGATAGGACGATAGAAATAAAAAGGAAACTTtcttttatacgatttttatgTCTTTCCAGAAGCAAATAAAACATCGTCCGCGAGTTCTTGTAAAACTGAGAACTACCAATATATGTGTGCAAATCATCGATGTATATCTCTTAAAGTAGTATGCGATAAAAAGGATGACTGTGGCGATGGATCAGACGAAGGTCCCGGTTGTGAGTAtgctattatatataatttttttaattattagtaaacatatttttattgtacattgtACTCACCAAcgtattttttgcaatttacatTCGTGATATAATCTGGCTGTGATTTGTTACATTATTACATTACTCAATTTTCTGTTAGGTACACAATTCAATTGCTCGTCGGCAGGATGCCAATCCAATTGCCATCAAACTCCTAAAGGAAGTGTATGTACCTGTAAACCAggttataaattacaaaaagataaTCGCACTTGTAATGGTAAATCTAtgataaataaaagtgaaaaatcatTCTTATAACCAATCACCTTTTGCCTAATAATTTTTCCGTTTTGCATAGATATTGATGAGTGTCAGGCTTATGGCATATGTGATCAAGATTGTATGAATGTCCCAGGATCGTATGCGTGCACATGCCAAAGGGAATACTATTTGGAAAATGACAAAAGAACCTGCAAAGCTCGAGGTAAATTAATTCGCGAGTATTTGTGACagtgcatatttatttatattagactttataaaaatgagtatcttttttgtttataattcagCTGGTGAGGCAACATTGGTGTTCTCTACAAGAACCAGTATTCTCGGGATGCATGTCGATTCGGAAAAGTTTTTTTCGCTCGCGACAAACTTGAATCACGCTGTCGGTGTTGCTATGTACGGCGATTACGTATATTGGTCGAATCTTGAAGAAAACGGCTATAATACTATTGTAAAAAAACGCACGTATCATCCACAAGCACCGAACGAAGTCATTGTTACAACAGGTAAGAATCGTAAcggtatttataaatataattacagttTTTGCAAAATGTTCGTAGAAATGTGTGcctttttgcaatataaaataaaataacattaaaattaccattattagtataaaataattattattatggatacaataattattgacaattataatttttacaaatacatacatattatacaatattatattattgcgataatggaattataaaaattataatttgttaataaattaatatattaattatctatTGATGCATGTTATAGATATtttctataagaaaaatatagaatgttgctgaaataagtatttttaaatattgtattttaaaattgaatattgtaattttgtacaatatcttttaaaatctttatactttttttgtataaagGCTTGGCATTGATAACGGGGATAGACGTGGATTGGATTACAAAGAACATATATTTCGCGGACGAGGATAACCATTGTATTGGAGTTTGCACAAACGATGGCACGTACTGCACCGTATTAATCAAAGATACTGACAAACCAACAGGAGTCGCTTTATTACCAACCCAAGGGTAAATATcgtgtattgtaaaaaattatacttaaattcTATCGTAATAATTTAacgattatataaaaaatcaggaaagagaaagaaaaggagagagggagggagataCAGAAATTCTTAAATTGTATCAATTGATTTATCATCTCATTTGAAtttgaaagaattattaattcttaacaaaaatattttattttaatctattttctacattttattttaaaagctaaaaatataacaaaataaatttaatataaaaatatattaagccTGTATTacatttacagaaaaatgtattgGAGCGATTGGGGTACTTTTCCACATATAGCAGTGGCCGGAATGGATGGTAAAAACGTCCGTATATTCGTCAATGAAAAGTTAGAATGGCCGAAAAGTGTCACTATTGATTATCCGAACGAGAGATTATATTGGGTGGATGCCAAGTCAAAGATGATCGAATCTGTACGCTTAGACGGCACTGATCGAAGAGTTAGTGTgcttcttataataaaatacgacGAGATACTATTGTGATTCTACGAATTACATTTattcaatcaatttaattatttgcagaTAGTGTTACATGATATAATACAAGAGCCATTCTCTATGACggtctttcaaaataaattatactggAGCGATTGGGAATCCAATGGGATACAGACCTGCAATAAATTTACTGGAAAGGATTGGAAGATCTTAATTCGTAATCATAATAAACCTTATAGCGTGCACATGGATCATTCAGCGATAAAACCTAATGTACGTATCATATTATAATCCCTGGTAAAAATTTCTCATGGAAAACTGTTCACATTAGTGAATTCATGAAccagattttatatttcaaacgatggaatttttttatcagaaagtTTTACTAAGAATGTTAATTTCTTCTTATAAAGGAACGTCATGAAAAATTTGCATTGTCGTTTAATTGAATTTCAGATTGACAATCCATGTTACTCTAATCCGTGTTCTCAATTATGCATGTTGAATCAGAATAAAGGTTACACGTGCGGCTGCACTTTGGATAAGAAATTAAATGCCGACAAACATACTTGTCAAGGTAAATTCGtcaaagaaataatgaaatataccAAATCTTTAGAACATATTAACATTTGttgcattaataaaattggGATggtaatgtattaatatattcttatatatgtaCTGAATTAAATATAGTAACATAATTTCAGATGTGAAGAAGAATCagcatttattaattattcaaggAAGAAAATTCATTAACTACTATCACGAATTCTTAGGAAAGCCAAAAGTAATGACATTGTCACTGCAACACATGTCACAACAATCATATAACAATCTAGTGAATATAATATCTGATCCGCTCTCAGGTatcagaattattatttaaaacatatattacaGACACATCTAACAACTTATCTTCATCATTAATTCTTTCTTACGATTAAAACTTACTTTAGGTCAGATAATTATTTGCCATCTGCAATTATCAACGCCTTTCTTAACGTCAACGACAGACATCTTACGCTATGATCCAGTCCACCACAGTTCGGAAAAAATAGTGACGATCAATAAGATATTTTTCGAATTAGCATTTGATTATATTGGCAATAACTTGTACACAACAAATACTGTAAACCAATCTATCGAGGTAATCAACTTAAACACCAAGGCAATGACGGCCTTTTATTTTAAGGATGAGGTTCCTAAATATATTGCACTAGCTCCTGAAGAAAGGTATGgcattgaattaaatatacttatcaTTTACGAGATGATTATCAATCATTCTTAATAAAGCAAGtggaacataaaaaatttgcatattttgtATCATAGCAAGATGTTCGTAGCCTTTCAAAAATCAATGCATTCGATCAGTGGTTTGACTTTATATGAGATGCAAATGAACGGACTCGGTAAAAGAAAGCTAATTAGGGAAGGATTAATTGGTCCACAATTACCAATGTACTATGACAGAGACAGTAAAACACTTTTTGTGAGTGATTTGCTCCCAGGTTACATTTACTCGCATTCGGCCCAAGGTTcgcattttaacttttataagtGTTTAAGTTTTGGATCTTATTTCACAAATGGATTTTGAAATGAGTATATTCCCAaagtgataaattaaattttacaatataaaactaTATCATGATATTTAtgtgcaattattttattatgaaaagtaTATTTGTACGACTATCGTgaaagtatcaaatttttttagacacGCGTATACTTCGTTCTGGACTAAAGAGCCCCCACAGTCTTACTGTCGCCGGCGACAATCTTTTCTGGATCGAATCACAGAATAAATTATACTCGACAAATTTTAGAACAGCCTCTGTAAAACAGAAGACTGTTGAGTTTGGTGAGTTCATTAATActtgtttaatataaagtaaGATTAATATGCAagataaatagtttttaaaattctatcttttttagATCTCTCTAAATTAAACGATAATATGACATCTTTACCTGGTCATTTGACACCTTATTCACGCGATGCACAGTATGTGGTAACTCTGCGCAAAGATGATATACCAAAGCACGATTGTCagaaaaataatggaaattgtTCACACGTGTGTTTGCCTTCTCTTATTACTTCATTTGTAAGTATGCAAATTCTATATAGGCGAAGAAATCGTGTAATGTGAAAATTATCTGATGAACGTAATGTAAGCAtctcatttataattaatctttaaactgTAACGCTTGAAAAAATCACACTATTGGTAAACAGCGGTCTGACAGATCGTTATCAtgttttcgttaattttgtAAGTTCTTTATAATGAATTGACTCCAGTCTGGAACCACTACAATTTTTCAACCTTTCACATTACACGTTTCCACCGAATTATAACGGGATCACTACAGTTTAGTGGGGATAGATGGCATACGAAGGTATTATATGAGTTTAAAGTGTCTCTTATGAATGTCAAGGAAGTTATTAACGAGTAAAGTTTCAATAGCGATCTGTAAGACCGGCATTATAGTTTAATTAAGGATTAAAGTACTTTCatctatattattttgttatattctacta from Solenopsis invicta isolate M01_SB chromosome 2, UNIL_Sinv_3.0, whole genome shotgun sequence includes these protein-coding regions:
- the LOC105200757 gene encoding vitellogenin receptor precursor (The RefSeq protein has 4 substitutions compared to this genomic sequence), which produces MRFIVLLFICSFIYPCYVSSIGFRRISKVSLKKTKCEDGYFQCNSGECIPVDKKCDYIDHCIDGSDEDFECDHLDEKSFITCAKDQFKCKNQECIPAAKYCDMVNDCLDESDEHDGCVKHLNCTNKFLCTDGHCINKEWVCDGRNDCPDGNDEWNCKANKTSSASSCKTENYQYMCANHRCISLKVVCDKKDDCGDGSDEGPGCTQFNCSSAGCQSNCHQTPKGSVCTCKPGYKLQKDNRTCNDIDECQAYGICDQDCMNVPGSYACTCQREYYLENDKRTCKARAGEATLVFSTRTSILGMHVDSEKFFSLATNLNHAVGVAMYGDYVYWSNLEENGYNTIVKKRTYHPQAPNEVIVTTGLALITGIDVDWITKNIYFADEDNHCIGVCTNDGTYCTVLIKDTDKPTGVALLPTQGKMYWSDWGTFPHIAVAGMDGKNVRIFVNVKLEWPKSVTIDYPNERLYWVDAKSKMIESVRLDGTDRRIVLHDIIQEPFSMTVFQNKLYWSDWESNGIQTCNKFTGKDWKILIRNHNKPYSVHMDHSAIKPNIDNPCYSNPCSQLCMLNQNKGYTCGCTLDKKLNADKHTCQDVKKNQHLLIIQGRKFINYYHEFLGKPKVMTLSLQHMSQQSYNNLVNIISDPLSGQIIICHLQLSTPFLTSTTDILRYDPVHHSSEKIVTINKIFFELAFDYIGNNLYTTNTVNQSIEVINLNTKAMTAFYFKDEVPKYIALAPEESKMFVAFQKSMHSISGLTLYEMQMNGLGKRKLIREGLIGPQLPMYYDRDSKTLFVSDLLPGYIYSHSAQDTRILRSGLKSPHSLTVAGDNLFWIESQNKLYSTNFRTASVKQKTVEFDLSKLNDNMTSLPGHLTPYSRDAQYVVTLRKDDIPKHDCQKNNGNCSHVCLPSLITSFICACPPGMELSNDNRTCISHHECSKNEYKCSEHNICIQRNQLCDGIENCPNGEDETSECRIKGRCKENQFMCKNGDCIRLKDRCNSRYDCTDQSDEQNCEKPKCKSDEFQCKFTETCIPKTKMCDSNPDCDDLSDEEDCRKVECTSNEFKCNNGKCIPNTFVCDNDNDCEDGEDEAAEKCYSKIACKMPKMFKCPNGDCISDSLLCNGINDCNDGSDEVHCLSNVTTHLVNCSLNEYRCLGTDICLPKNVRCDGKNDCPQSDDEQNCTYCFENEFACDNKRCIPELWVCDKANDCGDNSDEKNCDGSKRNFIESNECDEFKCSVGTCLPYSKVCDGNRDCPDGSDETGKCQTACTVNNFCKGMCYKTPAGAVCGCQSGYRLAVDMISCEDINECELDICSQMCRNTIGSYECFCKDEFIIRNDKTSCKAVGPAMEFITVTDNDIRKMTHNLHSTTQLLFPLMGVRVSGLDVNAVSDSVYWSNDEFGTIKKLNIRTNEIVTVKIVEHPQALAVDWITGNVYVNDNSHLNTIKVCNLEKGKCATLVKIQDKMKVASVIVDSINRWLFWAEISLEADHPTSKICRTDMTGADMKIIASDLGFVRGMTIDHVKSKLYWSDDFYKTVESSNFDGSQRKVVLTLNMNHALSISIFEQSLYFLSSDNLLSSCKMYGKRSCEHVNIGANNVFRLFSILHISRQVPFANPCDAEYCDYMCVLKKENATCICSDGESIESNSTCNIKNDLKFVESINFSRNTRNISGIYSITIIVLLVSVLLLCVYYYYQKNKLKSKPASNLSCSSIHFQNPSYDRSDEIEVMLDSMASSELSPGQHEYINPINNKGMKAAENNAKKSNQCSEGKNIEEEKQDALIYFVHNSK